TGAAGATTGGAAGGTAGAGTTTTTGAATTTACCTTCTTATGAACAAATACACTTTGCTCAAAAAATTGCTTTAGACAAGCAACTAAGAGAAGAGTATATTAAACAGTTAAAAGCAAGAAATAAAGGATTTAAATGAAACTAGGGTTAAACCATTTGGTTTAACCCTAATTACTAATCAACCATTTGTTTAAATTCAAATGATTTATAGTTTACTTTCTTAACTACTATTTTTAACTTTCTTTCTAACATAACTTCTTTTAACCTTTGGTGTTTTTCGTGGTTAATTAAATAAGTGTAACTATCTTCATACAAAGTCTGTTTATTGTAATAGTTATATATCTCTTGCAGCTTCTCATGTAATAAGAATGTTCTTTCAATGAAACGTTGATAAGAAATATTTAACGTTGCATATTTCAATTCCAATTCATCTATTTGATCTTGGATACTGTTTGTTTCTTTTTTGTATTCGTCTGATCTTCGAAAGTCTTTTGGATTTTCCAAGGTTTGTATATACTCTAATAATTGTGGTGTTAAATGCTTATCTAACATAGAGTAACCGCATTTTTCACATTTATATCTTATCCCTTCCTTACCCTTAAAAAATTGGGAGCATTCTGAACAAGATATTACACCTGAGAACAAGTGAAAGTGGGAACCCACACTTCTAAACCGTTTCTTGCTTTGAAGGATTGATTGGACCTCTTTGTAAACTTCATCTGAAATAATAGGTTCATGCGGCACATCAGAATCTCGTGTATATTGTTCTCCTTCTTCAGTTCTTTTGGTGCTATATATAAATCCTGTATATGTTCTATTCCTTAAAGTATAATATACTTTTCCGTAATCCAATTTTACTCCAAAATCATTATCGTTATATTTTTCCAGTAATTTGACTACTTTAGGAATACTCTGAAACTCTAGGAAAAATTGAAAAATATCTTTTACTATCTTTCCATATTCATTTACATAAAGCTTTCGATGTTCATCCCTTGAGTAGCCAAAGGGAATTTTATTATAAGCATACTCACCTTTCTTTAAAGAGGCTGCTGTTGATTGCATGATTCGTTTATGGCGAGCTTTATTTTCTTCTGAAGCATTTATAGCTACCTGAACTATTTCTGTTTCAGTCATCTGTGAGAGATACTTTTCTTCAACAATACTAATACACTCAATTCCTTTTCCTTTAAGTTTCATTAGGAAGAGAGACATTTCAAAGTCATCTCTTCCTAAACGATCAAAGAAGGGTACTAGTATTAAATCCACCAAATTATGTTCTACTAAATGCATTAACTTTTGAAATCCTTCTCGATTCTGATTTAAACCAGTCTTATGCTCATCAATAATGAACTCCTTCACACTCAGTTCATGTTCTAAAGCAAATTCTTCTACAATACACTGTTGCTGATAGATGCTATCAGTAGGATTCAAGATCCCTGATGTTCTTAGATAGGAATATATCTTCGTCAACCATTTGAAGTTCGAATGGTTCTTCATTGTTATTCACCTGATTAAAAAGATTTTGATGAAACTTGATGTATATGTTCTTTTTATTAAAATCAACTAACAATAAATAAGGAACTACTACTAAACCCTTCTCAGAAATGCCTGTTTCCATATACTTTTGTAAGTTATCCATAGAAGTACCTTTAAGAAGCTGATAGAATCCCTTTTCGAAAAACAACTGTTGTTGTAACTTTGTTTGTTCTTTTTGATTGGCTTCTTGTAACCTTAATGATTTCTCATTTTGGAAGTAAAGTTGTGATTTA
This Metabacillus endolithicus DNA region includes the following protein-coding sequences:
- a CDS encoding recombinase family protein; translated protein: MKNHSNFKWLTKIYSYLRTSGILNPTDSIYQQQCIVEEFALEHELSVKEFIIDEHKTGLNQNREGFQKLMHLVEHNLVDLILVPFFDRLGRDDFEMSLFLMKLKGKGIECISIVEEKYLSQMTETEIVQVAINASEENKARHKRIMQSTAASLKKGEYAYNKIPFGYSRDEHRKLYVNEYGKIVKDIFQFFLEFQSIPKVVKLLEKYNDNDFGVKLDYGKVYYTLRNRTYTGFIYSTKRTEEGEQYTRDSDVPHEPIISDEVYKEVQSILQSKKRFRSVGSHFHLFSGVISCSECSQFFKGKEGIRYKCEKCGYSMLDKHLTPQLLEYIQTLENPKDFRRSDEYKKETNSIQDQIDELELKYATLNISYQRFIERTFLLHEKLQEIYNYYNKQTLYEDSYTYLINHEKHQRLKEVMLERKLKIVVKKVNYKSFEFKQMVD